The Brachyhypopomus gauderio isolate BG-103 chromosome 2, BGAUD_0.2, whole genome shotgun sequence genome contains a region encoding:
- the slc16a6b gene encoding solute carrier family 16 member 6b: MKGPVSTLRAFMKPNVYQKVPDGGWGWAIAVAFFFVEVFTFGIIKIFGIFLQDLTSHFSETNSRVSWVISICVFVMNFTAPLSSVLSNRFGYRPVVMLGGFLISLGTVTTAFAQSVTQMYITVGLVSGLGYCLTFLPTVTILSQYFSKRRSLVTSVASTGECFSLLALAPAFSALRDQMGWRKCMVVIGLLQASIIVCGVLLKPIIIRPRSSTEEQQEEEKEKESPRSALRQSQSKYELENEFTCTSFNSVDSGVQMDLADGPGETAQLELERGEGEGEGPALSSTPLRQPVQQAEEREELRPPRSGPLDTSVLRDGGFICYSLFGLFATLAFFAPQLYVIDLSVSCGMERESATYMLSTMAVAEILGRLSIGWVLNHGPVRKLYVLLVCMATLTLVLIFFPFVTEFWGLASCCAAYGFLLGTVASTHIPMLAEDDVVGIERMPTAAGVYVFVQSFAGLAGPPLGGMLVDITHNYGSAFYSSAVGAALGTLFLGLVRPAKAGLRRCLEKGVGEQQQEQDTEGSDGAPDDFLELDLVIESTGTQSSSGPAA; the protein is encoded by the exons ATGAAAGGCCCGGTGTCCACCCTGAGGGCCTTTATGAAGCCCAACGTGTACCAGAAGGTCCCCGATGGGGGCTGGGGCTGGGCCATCGCGGTCGCCTTCTTCTTCGTGGAGGTCTTCACCTTTGGCATTATCAAGATCTTTGGGATCTTCCTGCAGGACCTCACCAGCCATTTCAGCGAAACGAACAGCAGAGTATCATGGGTCATTTCCATCTGTGTTTTTGTGATGAATTTCACAG caccaCTGTCCTCGGTGCTGAGTAACCGGTTTGGATACAGACCCGTTGTCATGCTGGGTGGCTTCCTCATCAGCCTCGGCACAGTCACCACGGCCTTCGCCCAGTCCGTCACTCAGATGTACATCACCGTGGGCCTCGTCTCAG GCCTGGGCTACTGCCTCACTTTTCTGCCTACGGTCACCATCCTCTCTCAGTACTTCAGCAAGCGTCGCTCCCTCGTCACGTCCGTGGCTTCTACCGGAGAGTGCTTCTCCCTCTTGGCTCTGGCTCCAG CCTTCAGTGCCCTGAGAGACCAGATGGGCTGGCGGAAGTGCATGGTGGTGATCGGCCTCCTGCAGGCCTCCATCATCGTGTGTGGAGTCCTGCTCAAACCAATCATCATCCGGCCCAGATCTTCCACGGAAgagcagcaggaggaggagaaggagaaggagagtcCTCGGTCTGCTCTCAGACAAAGCCAAAGCAAATACGAGCTGGAGAACGAGTTCACGTGCACCTCCTTCAATTCTGTGGACTCGGGCGTGCAGATGGACTTGGCAGACGGCCCAGGCGAAACCGCTCAACTGGagctggagagaggagagggtgaaGGAGAAGGGCCTGCTCtgtcctccacccctctcagACAGCCTGTGCAGCaggcggaggagagggaggagctgcgTCCACCGCGCAGCGGCCCGCTCGACACCTCCGTGCTCAGGGACGGCGGCTTCATCTGCTACTCGCTTTTTGGCCTTTTCGCCACGCTGGCCTTCTTCGCTCCACAGCTCTACGTCATCGATCTGAGCGTCAGCTGTGGCATGGAGCGCGAGAGCGCCACCTACATGCTGTCTACCATGGCTGTGGCCGAGATCCTGGGCCGCCTGTCCATCGGCTGGGTGCTGAATCACGGGCCGGTCCGTAAACTCTATGTCCTGCTCGTCTGCATGGCCACGCTCACCCTGGTGCTCATCTTCTTCCCCTTCGTCACCGAGTTCTGGGGCCTGGCGTCCTGCTGTGCTGCCTACGGCTTCCTGCTTGGCACTGTAGCGTCCACCCACATCCCCATGCTGGCCGAGGACGATGTGGTGGGCATTGAGAGGATGCCCACAGCCGCAGGAGTCTATGTCTTCGTGCAGAGCTTCGCCGGGCTGGCCGGTCCACCCCTCGGAG gCATGCTGGTTGACATCACGCACAACTACGGCTCAGCGTTCTACTCCAGTGCGGTGGGCGCGGCGCTGGGGACTCTGTTCCTGGGACTCGTACGTCCGGCCAAAGCCGGACTCAGACGTTGTCTGGAGAAAGGTGTGGGGGAGCAGCAACAAGAACAGGACACTGAGGGCAGCGATGGCGCTCCAGACGACTTCTTGGAGTTGGACCTGGTTATAGAGAGCACCGGCACCCAGAGTTCGTCTGGTCCAGCAGCCTGA